The DNA sequence TGCCGGTCAGAATAATATCGCCGGCCCGCAGTGTGAAAAAGCGGCTCATGTAGGCAATCAACGGCAGAATGGGCGTTATCATGTCCTGACTATTGCCAAGCTGACGTACCTCGCCATTAACCGTCAGTCCTAGCGTCGCCTGCTGTGGATCGCCAAATTCCGCTACCGGAATAAATCCCGAAACCGGGCAGGAGCCATCAAACCCCTTAGCCTTTTCCCAGGGCTGCCCGGCCTTTTTAAACCCGGCCTGCAAATCACGCAGTGTCAAATCCAGCGCCACACCATAACCGGCAATGGCGCGCGCCACACGCTCTTCTGTTGCCTGTTTGAGCGGCGTGCCGATTAATACGGCCAACTCCACCTCATGATGGACAGCGCCTAACCCTCTGGGGATGGCCACCGGCTGGCGCAAATCGCACAACGCGGTTTCCGGTTTAATAAAGAGCACCGGTTCAGCCGGTTTGGCACTGCCCATTTCACGGATATGCTCGGAATAATTACTCCCCACACACACCACTTTATTGGCCGGAAAATCCAGCAATGCCCCTTGCCAATCTCTGTGTTGATACATGCCGCGCCTCCTGAGCGATGGTTAGCAAATCATCCCCGCTGCTGCGGGCTCAATGGCTTTATCATACCGACATTGCT is a window from the Dickeya lacustris genome containing:
- a CDS encoding fumarylacetoacetate hydrolase family protein, which codes for MYQHRDWQGALLDFPANKVVCVGSNYSEHIREMGSAKPAEPVLFIKPETALCDLRQPVAIPRGLGAVHHEVELAVLIGTPLKQATEERVARAIAGYGVALDLTLRDLQAGFKKAGQPWEKAKGFDGSCPVSGFIPVAEFGDPQQATLGLTVNGEVRQLGNSQDMITPILPLIAYMSRFFTLRAGDIILTGTPQGVGPLAVGDALTITLNNATLSTHVI